From a single Eleginops maclovinus isolate JMC-PN-2008 ecotype Puerto Natales chromosome 2, JC_Emac_rtc_rv5, whole genome shotgun sequence genomic region:
- the dldh gene encoding dihydrolipoyl dehydrogenase, mitochondrial, with protein MQSWTQVYRSLATRSHQLPCKLHGATALSVRSYADKAAIDADITVVGSGPGGYVAAIKAAQLGFKTVCVEKNATLGGTCLNVGCIPSKALLNNSYLYHMAHGKDFESRGIEISGLTLNLEKMMAQKSGAVKALTGGIAHLFKQNKVTHVNGYGRVSGKNQVTALTADGSEQVINTKNILIATGSEVTPFPGIQIDEENVVSSTGALSLNKVPEEMIVIGAGVIGVELGSVWQRLGSKVTAVEFLGHVGGMGIDMEMSKNFQRILQKQGLKFKLSTKVMAATRRPDGKIDVAVEAAAGGKNQTLTCDVLLVCVGRRPFTQNLGLDSVGIELDNRGRIPVNNRFQTSVPSIYAIGDVIAGPMLAHKAEDEGIICVEGMAGGAVHIDYNCVPSVIYTHPEVAWVGKTEEQLKEEGIPYKVGKFPFAANSRAKTNNDTDGMVKILSHKETDRMLGAHIVGTGAGEIINEAALAMEYGASCEDIARVCHAHPTVSEAFREANLAASFGKAINF; from the exons ATGCAGAGCTGGACGCAGGTTTACCGCTCTCTGGCCACG CGGAGCCACCAGCTTCCCTGCAAACTGCACGGAGCGACAGCGCTGTCCGTCAGAAGCTACGCCGACAAAGCTGCGA tcGATGCAGACATCACGGTGGTGGGCTCGGGGCCGGGGGGGTACGTCGCCGCCATCAAAGCCGCACAGCTCGGCTTCAAG acagtgtgtgtggagaagaATGCCACGCTCGGCGGGACCTGTCTGAACGTGGGCTGCATCCCCTCAAAG gcgCTGCTGAACAACTCCTATCTGTACCACATGGCTCACGGCAAGGACTTTGAGAGCAGAGGCATCGAAA TTTCAGGCCTGACGTTGAACCTGGAGAAGATGATGGCTCAGAAGAGCGGCGCCGTCAAAGCTCTCACCGGAGGAATCGCACATCTATTCAAACAGAACAAG GTGACCCATGTGAATGGCTATGGGCGGGTGTCGGGGAAGAACCAGGTGACGGCGCTGACGGCTGACGGCAGCGAGCAGGTCATCAACACCAAGAACATCCTGATCGCCACCGGCTCCGAGGTCACGCCCTTCCCCGGGATTCAG ATCGATGAGGAGAACGTGGTGTCGTCGACGGGAGCTTTGTCCCTGAACAAGGTTCCCGAGGAGATGATCGTGATCGGAGCCGGAGTCATCGGAGTGGAGCTG GGGTCAGTGTGGCAGCGTCTGGGCTCTAAGGTGACGGCGGTGGAGTTCCTGGGCCACGTGGGCGGCATGGGCATCGACATGGAGATGTCCAAGAACTTCCAGCGCATCCTGCAGAAACAGGGCCTGAAGTTCAAGCTCAGCACCAAAGTGATGGCCGCCACCCGCCGGCCCGACGGGAAGATCGACGTAGC ggtgGAGGCGGCGGCCGGAGGGAAGAACCAGACTCTGACGTGCGACgtgctgctggtgtgtgtgggCAGACGGCCGTTCACTCAGAACCTCGGCCTGGACTCTGTCGGCATCGAGCTCGACAACAGGGGCCGCATCCCCGTCAACAACCGCTTCCAGACCAGCGTACCCAG TATCTACGCCATCGGGGACGTGATCGCCGGCCCGATGTTGGCCCACAAAGCCGAGGACGAGGGCATCATCTGTGTGGAGGGTATGGCGGGCGGCGCCGTCCACATCGACTACAACTGCGTCCCCTCCGTCATCTACACCCACCCCGAGGTGGCCTGGGTGGGCAAGACTGAGGAGCAGCTCaaggaggag ggCATCCCGTACAAAGTGGGAAAGTTCCCCTTCGCGGCCAACAGCCGAGCGAAGACCAACAACGACACCGACGGCATGGTGAAGATCCTCAGCCACAAGGAGACGGACAGGATGCTGGGGGCTCACATCGTGGGGACG GGGGCCGGGGAGATTATCAATGAAGCTGCGCTGGCCATGGAGTACGGAGCTTCCTGTGAGGACATCGCCAGAGTCTGCCACGCACATCCT acGGTGTCTGAGGCCTTCAGAGAAGCGAACCTCGCAGCCTCCTTCGGGAAGGCGATTAACTTCTAA